The segment GGTGCAGCGCGTGCCGGAGACCGAGACCCAGGGCCGCATCCACACCTCCACCGCTACGGTGGCCGTTATGCCTCAGGCCGAGGAAGTGGACTTTGCACTGGACCTGAAAGACCTGCGCATCGACACCTTCCGTTCCTCCGGCGCGGGCGGTCAGCACATCAACAAAACCTCCAGCGCCATCCGTGTGACACATATCCCCACCGGCACGGTGGTAGAATGCCAGAACGAGCGCAGCCAGTTCCAGAACAAGGATAAGGCACTGGAGATCCTGCGCAGCCGCCTGCTGGCACAGAAGCAGAAACAGCAGCAGGACGCCATCAATTCGGAGCGGCAGGGGCAGGTGGGCACCGGTGACCGCAGCGAGAAGATCCGTACCTATAACTTCCCGCAGGACCGCTGCACCGACCACCGCATCGGCCTGACCGTGCACAATCTGGATAAGATCATGGACGGCAATCTGGACGACGTGATCGACGCGCTTGCCACCCGGGAACAGACCGAAAAACTGCAGAAGCTCAACGAACAACACTGAAAATATGATTTTAAAATAACACGTTATCCTGTTGAAATACGCCGAAAAGCAAAAATACTTTACAGATAGAAAGAACGATGATCCGTATGGAATTTAAGACTGAAGTTTTATCCGCTGCAGAAGAAAAAAGCATTGAAAAAGCGGCTGCCCTGCTGCAGAAAGGCGAGCTGGTGGCGCTGCCCACCGAGACGGTTTACGGCATTGCTGCCGATGCACGCAACGGCGAGGCGGTCAAAAAGATCTTTGTGGCGAAGGGACGTCCGCAGGACAATCCCCTCATCGTCCATGTCACCGGCCCGGAAATGCTGCCCGGCCTTGTCAGCGAGGTGCCGGAGCGCGCCCAGCTGCTGATGGCGGCGTTCTGCCCCGGCCCGCTCACCATCATCATGCCCCGCGGCCCGGAGGTGGCAGCGGAGTGCTGTGCAGGTCTGGATACCGTGGGCATCCGGATGCCCAGCCACCCGGTGGCCCGTGCAGTCATTGAAAAGAGCGGCTGCGCCTTTGCCGCCCCCAGCGCCAATCTTTCCGGCAAGCCCAGCCCCACCAACGCGCAGGATGTGTTCACCGATATGGACGGCCGCCTGCCGCTGATTCTGGATGGCGGCGAGTGCGATGTGGGCGTGGAAAGCACCGTGGTGTCGGTGGTAGGCGAAAAGCCCACCCTGTTCCGCCCGGGCCACATCACGCTGGAAGACCTCGAGCGTGCCCTCGGTGAAGAGGTGGAAGTGTCCAAGGCCATCCTTGAAAAGCTGCCGGAGGGTGCTGTGGTGCGCAGCCCCGGCATGAAGTACAAGCA is part of the Faecalibacterium sp. HTF-F genome and harbors:
- a CDS encoding L-threonylcarbamoyladenylate synthase — protein: MEFKTEVLSAAEEKSIEKAAALLQKGELVALPTETVYGIAADARNGEAVKKIFVAKGRPQDNPLIVHVTGPEMLPGLVSEVPERAQLLMAAFCPGPLTIIMPRGPEVAAECCAGLDTVGIRMPSHPVARAVIEKSGCAFAAPSANLSGKPSPTNAQDVFTDMDGRLPLILDGGECDVGVESTVVSVVGEKPTLFRPGHITLEDLERALGEEVEVSKAILEKLPEGAVVRSPGMKYKHYAPKADVTLLDGTFEQFKAYVDAHADQNPSCLCFTGEAEKLGVPCVEYGREGDGADQAKHIFRSLRALDEQGDAVVYARCPRKDGLSMAVYNRLIRAAAFRVIKL